In Spirobacillus cienkowskii, a genomic segment contains:
- a CDS encoding IS630 family transposase, which translates to MQNEIKKKFSKSGLYKFLQRTLIRRVVPRTKHIKNDPEKMAEWIKDLPNKINEIKVKNPGKKINIDFQDESRFGQMTIKSGIWSPFPIRPEFKTQMGYLNSWIYATANKDTGKYFGMILPNLNVENMQIFINEYSKTVPKNEHIIMILDGASAHKSKKLILPQNISFIFLPSFSPELNPIERLWSYFKRNHLSFKIYKDYEDLVQKCSSGWNQLTQKIVKSIMNSKPKASLC; encoded by the coding sequence ATCCAAAACGAAATTAAAAAAAAATTTAGTAAAAGTGGGTTATACAAGTTCCTTCAAAGAACATTAATAAGAAGAGTTGTTCCAAGAACAAAGCATATAAAAAATGACCCAGAAAAAATGGCCGAATGGATTAAAGATTTACCAAATAAAATTAATGAAATTAAAGTAAAAAATCCAGGAAAAAAAATAAACATAGATTTTCAAGATGAATCACGATTTGGACAAATGACAATAAAATCTGGTATTTGGAGTCCTTTCCCAATCAGACCAGAATTTAAAACTCAAATGGGTTATTTAAACTCATGGATTTATGCTACTGCTAACAAAGATACGGGCAAATATTTTGGAATGATATTACCAAATTTAAATGTTGAAAACATGCAAATTTTTATCAATGAGTACTCCAAGACCGTACCTAAGAATGAGCATATTATTATGATACTAGATGGAGCTAGTGCACATAAAAGCAAAAAATTAATTTTACCCCAAAATATATCATTTATTTTTTTACCTTCATTTTCTCCAGAGTTAAATCCAATTGAAAGGTTATGGAGTTATTTTAAAAGGAATCACTTATCATTTAAAATTTATAAAGATTATGAAGATCTCGTTCAAAAATGCTCTAGTGGTTGGAATCAATTAACACAAAAAATTGTCAAGTCAATTATGAATTCAAAACCTAAGGCAAGCTTATGTTAA